The genomic segment CTTCAGCATGGGACTGATCCTGTTTTTCCTAATGAAATTCACCATATCTATTCGGGTTTCTTCGGAAGAAGAGGAGAGAGGATTGAACGAATCCGAACATGGCGCTAAAACAGTTTGGCTGGATTTGATGAACGCGATGAAATACGTCGCAGATTCCAAGGACTTGAGAAAAAGAATAGAAGTAGATCCTGGAGTTGAATCCGGAGCAGTTGCTGAATTATTCAATCGTTTGCTTTTGAGCTTAACTCAGATCATAGGAGTTGTAAAAGAGAATTCGGATAAGATCGAAAACGAATCCGGACTCTTGGAAAATTCCACTCTTGCCATCACCAAAGAGATCGAAAAACAAAAGGAAAGGACAGCACTCGTTCGGGAAACTTCCGACTTATTGGAATCTTCCTTAAAGGCGGTTTTGGATTTGGTTCTAGAAGAAAGAAGAAGGTCTTCCGAAATGAGAAGAATGTCCGAGGAAATGTCCCAAGGGATGAGGGAATTGCAGACGGATATTTTGACTTCGGGCAAGATAAGCGAGTCCATACAATCCATTGCTTTCACCGGTGAGAGGACTTTGGAAAGAACAGTGAAAAGTATGCAAGGCCTGAACGGTTCCGCCAAGAAAGTGGAAGAACTTGTAGTAATTCTTCAAAAAATTGCGGAACAACTTGGAATGTTGTCGATCAACGCCTCTATCGAATCCGCAAGAGGTGGAGATAAAGGATTTGCAGTTGTTGCGGAACAGATCTCGGTCCTTTCCGAAAAAACTGCTTCGAACGCCAAACAGGCAAACAAATATCTGCAAGAGATTTGGGAGACTGTGACCGGTTCCTTACAGTCCTTATCCGAAACAGTCGACTCTTTCAAATCCATCTTAACCCAGATCCCCGAACTTTCCAAAACTATGAAGTACGCTTTCGATTCCGTTCGCGATTATTCCTCCAGATCGGAAGAATTGGAAACTTCCATCCAAGGAGTGGCCAATATGAGCGAATCAGTTGCAGGCGATATGGAAAAACGTTATTCGGAATTGAACAAGATGAGGGACTTTTTCTGCGAGATAGAGAACGGTGCCGTCCGGATCGGATCTCTGTTGGAGGACCTACAGAAGATGAGCCTTATGTTAAGTGGACAAACGATCCGAATGCACCGAGTAGTGGATATATTCCAGATCGAACCAAAGATTGGATAGAATACTTTCGCACGGAGTTCACTGAGACCACAGAGATGTAAGATAGGATGTTCCCTCGATACGATTCTCTCTTCGTTCGAATCACTCGGGAACCTACAGTTCTTCTTAACTTTGTGAACTCTGCGTTCTCTGTGCGAACAAATCGTTTAATAATTTAAGAACGTATCAACTTTGGAATATAATATATTGGATAAATGAATAAATAAAGATTCGGTATCCACCAACTGATATTATAGTCGTTACCGATCGCCCAGAAAGAAATTGCCTGTAATCCGGATGTGAAGGTTAAAGTTAGGGAAAGGATCGCAAATTGTTTCCAATGCGGATTCTCTTGTTTTGAAAGTAGAAGGCTATAAAATCCGGTAAAAGAAATAAAAAGATCCAAAGGTAAAAAGGACCAATTCCATGCCTGCAAGATCGGATTTTCATAATCTTTAAAAAGATATTCTTTTGGAATCACATGCAATAATGTAATCGACCAATACAAAATGAATCCGATATCAGTGATCAGAAATAGAAGATTTAAACCTTTATAATCTTGGATCTTGGATCCTGGATTTCTTGTCCATCAAGCCCCTACTGCAACTACAGTTACCAACTTTTCTTTTCCTTTTACTTGAACTGGTGGAAGTGTCTCTCCTCTGAAATTTGCACCTGCAAGTTTCCAAGTTTCTTCGGAAACCAATAATTCTTTTCCGAAGTTTTTGGTAAGGGATTCAATTCTGGAAGCAGTGTTAACTGCATCTCCGATGACTGTGAATTCAGAACTTTTACTCGTTTCTATATTTCCAGAGAATACTTCTCCCGTATGAATTCCTATCCCGATCCTTACAGGTTCTAGTCCTCTGGATTCTCTGGCTTTATTAAATTCTCCTAATTTTTCCAACATTCTTTGTCCGCTTTGTAATGCGCGAATCGCATCTGAGGCAGGATCTGCAGATGGATAAGGTGTTCCGAAGGTAGCCATCACGGCATCTCCCATATACTTATCCAAAGTCCCGCCGAATTCGAAAACACAATCAGTTAATGTTTCTCTAATGGAAGAAAGGAATCTGCTTAGTTCCAACGGGTCCATATTTTCCGAAAGTGCAGTGAAGTTTCGGATGTCCGTGAATAATATAGTGGCAGTTTGTCTTCTTCCTTCCAATACGTTCGGATTGGTCATCATTTCTTCTACCATTCCAGGGGAGAAATAACGAGAAAGTAAGGATCTTTGTGCTTCTCCTTCTCCAATTCGCCTAATCATGATCAAAGTTCTCAAGATCCCAAAAGCAAAGAAGAATGCCAAGATCAAATAGACCATTGGTCTTCCGAATAATGCATCTGTGACTAAGACATTCGGTCCCATCACATAATCTCCCCAATCTTTCGCGAATACCATCTTATCGTATATTAGCGCGTAGGAGAAGATCCCGAAATAAACCAGATAGAATAAGATAACACTTAAGACCACGTATCTTAATCTAAATTGGATCAATGAAAATGCGAGAGGAAAGAATAGAAAATTCATGATCGGATTTTTGATCGCAAATCCAAGATCGAATGAATTTTGATGAAGAGTATAATATAATAATAAAGAACTGATCACGAAGAAGTCCGAGACCAATGCTAAATAAGAGAAACCTTTGATGGCCCAATGAGTACAGGTCCGTATCACATACGTGTGCCCAATCGTAACTGCAGTGAAAATTGTAAATGCGATCCCGTTTACGAGAGCATCTCCACTTTTCCAGTTTAAGGCTAACTGAGCTGCGAAAAATATTAGAAGCAGATATCGGAAGGCGTTGGATACATAGGCACCTATGATTTCCTCGTTTTCTAAAACCTTACGGACTGAATCGTCCATTTTGTTTCGGTCGGTAATTTCTAGAATATTACAAAGAAACTTAGGTAGATAATCTTTGATAGGCATAGCTTCCTAAAATACTCCTTTCCATTTTTGATTCAATCGTTTCTTATTGTTTTCGACTGACTCGGATAACAAAAGGAATGTTATAATTCCTAAATAAATGCCCGAATCGGTGGAACTTTTGCATAAGAGCCTGGTCGGCTCTTGAAGCCCGAGACCAAATGTTTGTAGGTAACCAAAGTTTTGGGACGGACTATAAAACCAAGATCGATCAGATCTTGGATCAAACAGGATGGAAAAATGAACCATAGAGTTGCAATCATTGCAGGCGGAACTGGACTCGTCGGCGGAGAACTTGTACAGGAATTATTAATAGATCCATCTTGGGACAAGGTTTATCTTTTGGTTAGAAAACCTTTGGAATGGACCCATTCCAAATTAGAACTGATCCTTACTGATTGGGAAAAACTCAATGAGTTTCCAGAAGGAGTCGTGACTGATGCATTCTGTACTTTGGGGACTACGATTGGAAAGGCTGGCTCTAAAGAGAATTTTAAAAAAGTAGATTTAGAGTATCCAATACGTTTTGCTAAAGTAGCAAAGGAGAAGGGCGTAAAATCTTTCTTTATAGTAACTGCTCTTGGATCGGATCCAAATTCATTCGTATTTTATAATCAGGTAAAAGGAGAAGTAGAAGCAGAAATATCCAAACTCGGTTTTGAAACTTTTGGGATTTTCAGACCTTCTCTTTTGGAAGGGGATAGAAAAGAATTCAGATTAGGAGAGAAGATCGGGTCTAAACTTGCGTTCCTGATAAATCCTCTACTTTTGGGTCCTCTCAAAAAATACAGATCCATTCATGCGAAGACCGTTGCAAGATCCATGTTAAACCTTGCCTGGTCCGGCAAAAAAGGAAATCATATTATAGAATCAGATAAGATTGCGGTATTGGGATCTTCTTCTGCTCGAGGAAATTTAGAAAACTTAATCTAGCTTCCAATTAGGATTTTCCGTTTAATTTTTTTAAGATCTCAGAAGCATTTTCGTTTTGAGGATCTAATTCGAGACTTAGTTTGGCGAAGTTAATAGCTTTTTCGGGTCTTTCTAACTTTAGGTTTAAGTCGGCTATATGAGCTAGATTTGCTGGGATCCCAGGGTTACGAAGTTGGATCCTTTCTGCAAGTTCTAAAGAACGATTAAAATCTCCGATCTTTTTAAAGCAGAAAGAAGCGGTATAAATTATATCCGTATCACCTGGATTTTCCTCCACATAGGAATCCATAAGAGAACAAGCCTCTTGGTAATTTCCATTTCTATAATGGAGCCTGATCAAATCTCTCTTTAATATTTGGTTATCCGGAGAAAGGTTTAAGGCTTCTTCTATTGCAAGAATTGCTTCTGGAATATTTTTATTTCTTAAGAACTCTCTCGCTTTTTTACTTAGATGATGTACTCCTTTTCCTGCCTTTGTTTTATTTAAAGATTTTCCTGGATCATATTCGATCCGCAAAAGTGAAAGATCGTCTGTAATTCGTCCTTTGTTCTCTAAGTCGGAAACTATCGTTCGTAAATTTCCTTCTGAAGATTCCACCACCCGTAAGAATAAGGATTCATCTTTATTCATGGTTTTTTCTCCAGAGTCGGAAACGATTTCTAAATCGTCTCTTCCGTCTGATCCGATCACTAAAATATCTGCTGGCTGGAGTCTGAAAATTTTTACACTTAAACTTCCTTCCATGCCAGGAGTGCCTAATTTTCTGTATTGTAGGGTTTCTTCTAAAAAGGTAGCTTTTCCATCTCTATATAAAACGGACCAAGGATGTTCGGCATTAATATAGTATAATATACCCGCTTCTTCATCTAAAACTCCCAAGACCATGGAAACCAACATACTTCCGTCAAAACCCTGGAATAATTTATGTAATTCTGTAAATGCGTTCTTTATCCATTTTTCAGCGTAAAGGGAGTAGGTGTTTTCGTTCGTTAAGGTTCTTTGTAGAATGGAGTGGAATGCTGCTCCAAGAACAAGAACGCCGCCAGCTCCTTGTAAAGATTTTCCCATAGCGTCCGCATTCAAGAATACGGTATATTCTTTTCCTCTTAAAAGGATTTCTTGGGCGATACAAATGTCTCCGCCTATTTCGCTTTCTTTTCCTTTAAAGACGAAGTTCTTCTTTTGTTTAATTAGAAAATCAACCTTTGCTTTTCTTCCGGTAGTTCGATTGATCCCTAACGGTTTTATTAAAAGAGAAGTAAGAAAATAATCTCCATCTTGTTGTTGTTTGAGTTCTTCTACAGTGCGTAATGTTTCTCTGAGCTCAGAAGTTTTTTCTTCCACTAAGAACTGTAGATGTTCTCTGATCCTACCTATCTCGCCCGTGGCCTTTGCGAAATCGTTCGCAAAACCTAAAAATTCTCTATCAATCGAGACTAAAGGAAGCTTTCCGGGACCTCCGGCTGCAAGATCATTCGCAGATTTTCCGATCTGCTCTAAAGTAGTAGAAATAGATTGGAAATACAAAATGATCAGTGTGGTTGCAGCAAAAAATGTTAATCCGATAAAGAATGCGATCTCTAAATATGAATCTGGTCTGAGGCCTACGTAAACGGCTAGTATTGTTAGAGATAATAATACTAAAGAAAGTAAGAATCCAAATTTCCCTTTAAGACCTAAGAATCCGGGAGGGAAATTAGAGGAATAAGACCTGCTTAGCAGAACTTTTTTTAACATAACTCGTTTCGGGCCGGTTATATAATCGGTAATTATATAACTAAAACCGCAATATACGAAAATTGCAGCAAGCCATCCCAAGAATATATACAGAAGTTCTTTTAAATTATAATCGAATAGCAAATAGGGAATAACGCTAGTTAGAAGGACAAAACTTCCGTAACAAAATGCTGATATCATATTATGCATAGGCAAATGGATCAGATCGGACAAAATTACATCTAATTCTTCTGAGGAGTCCGTGCGAATAGAATGAGCGGGATTTAGTGTTCTGTTGATTCTTCTTATATGTGCTTCGATTCCTGAAATACCTATCGGAGCAAGTAATCCATATTGCACACCATGTAATATAGTTACAAGCAGGGTAGCGAATACAAAACAAAGAACGATTATATAATGGGTCTGAAGAGAAAACATCGGAATGGTAGCAGATCCGAAGAAAAACGCGTAAACCGCTCCAAACCAACCTCCCGCTAAAGAGAATGCTACGATGGAAAAAGTATAGGAAATCTTCTTGTGAATCGCCTCGAAAAGACGATAAAAATATCTCTCAGTCATCTTGATTATCCTGGAATGTTCCGGATCTTTATGGAATACAGAAGAATAAGACGAAATGATTCTTCTGAACAAGTTTTGTAAGGAAAGAAATTTTTTCCTACCACTCTTTATCTAACAAAGAATAATTTATATAAAGATGTGGATATCATAAAGTGTATTACGTCGATAAAAATCGTTTGGATTTTATTTTTGTGAACAATTGTTTACATTCATTTATCTTGATTGAATATTTTGCTTTTCAAATACGACATACAAATTAGTTTCACATTCGATTCATATAGGGGATGAGAGATGGATATTCGAGGAAAACGTATAGTAGTTACTGGAGCTGCCTCCGGGATCGGAAAGGAAACTTTGATCAAGTTTTTAGCATTCGATGGAGTGAAGGTCCTTGCTGTAGATTTGGATCCGTCTCGTCTGGATATTTCCGATGATCGAGTAAAAACTTTTAAATGCGATGTTTCTTCTTCGGAATCTGTAGATAAAATTTTTAAAGAAGCTGAAAAGGTATTGGGTGGTGTCGATATCTTTTATGCAAACGCTGGCTTTGCATATTACGAAGAGATTAAAAAGCCCGATTGGAAACGTATGGAGAAAATTTTTCAAACAAATGTTTTTTCAGCGCTCTATGGATTACAAAAGGTTCAGGCCGAATATTCCAATCCTGTATATTATATCATCACTGCTTCTGCTATGAGTTTTCTCTCGATTCCAGGTTATGCATTGTACTCGGCGACCAAGGCGGCCGTTCATTCTTTCGCAGAAGCATTTCAGTTTGAATTAAGAAAACCTCACAGACTGATGATTGTTTATCCGATTGCTACTCGGACAAATTTTTTTGATGCGGCTGGTAAGAAAGTGCCGGTGCCTTTTCCTTCTCAGACACCTAAGCAGGTAGCATCAGCGGTTATATCTGGGATACGCTGGAACAAAAAGAAAGTATTACCTTCTAAAATATTCACCCTGATGATGTTCGTAGATAGATTTCTTGTCTATCCGTTGCGTATTTATCAGATTATCGAAAATTGGAAGCGTAAAAGAGCCCTAAACTAAGACAGGGCTCTTCTTATTCTCAATACGGATTTTATTATATTCTAATAGAGCTATGCTATCCAGATTATAAGAGTGAATTAAAGCTGCTCTTTCTTTTTTAGAATCACCATCTAATTTTTTCAGACCTCTTTCTGAAATCACAGCAATGATGACTCTGGTTGCGGATTCTACTAGTTCGAATGCAACCTCATCCTTGGATGTTCCGTTTTCTAAAGAAGTATAGATTGTATGGGATTCTTCCAGTTTCTTGCGGTTTTCTAATAGTTCTCTGGAAGGGGAGAAGCTGGACATTTCTTCGTCCAGATATTGTCTTAAGATACCTTTAGCTCCTAGTCCTGTTACAATTCCACCAATGGCGGCTACAACCTGTAATTGTGTGGTTCCTTCGTAAATATTAGTGATCCTTACGTCCCGATAGATCCTGGAAATATCGTAATCATAAGTGTATCCGGCTCCTCCGTGGATTTGGAGAGCATCGAATGCGATCTTATTTGCCTGTTCCGTAATATAATATTTAGATAATGGAGTGAATAGATTGGCGAGTTTTTCCCATTTTTTTAGATTTTCGTCCTTTTTGATCTCTTTTTCATCTACACCGGATTCCTTCATTTTTTCGGATTTCCAATGATAGAGGTCTATGGATCTGGAAGCTTCTTGCAAAATGGATCTCATTGCTAAAATCTCCCTGTCCATTAGGTCCAACATCTTTTTCACTGCCGGAATATTCCTGATCTTCTTACCGAATTGTTCTCTTTCATCCGCGTATTTTTTAGCTTCATAATAAGCTGCCGCTCCGATACCCATTGCCTGTCCTGCGATGGAGAGCCTTGCTCCGTTCATCATTGCCATGGAATATTTTACGAGTCCATAACCTTCTTCTCCGATTAAGATGCCGGGAGTGTTTTCATAAACTACCTCGCAGGTGGGAGAACAATGTAGCCCCATCTTTTTCTCTATACCTGCAATCTCCACATCTTCACTTTTGACTAAGAAAAAGGAAAGTCCTCTCGCACCACTTGTTGGACTTCCTGTTCTCGCTAAGGTAAGAATGATGGAGGGTTTATCATCGAAGCCGCAACCATGAGTGATAAATCTTTTGGCGCCTGTAATTCTCCAGACTCCATCTTCTCCTTTGATCGCTTTTGTTTGTAAATTCGGAAGGTCCGATCCGTAATTCGGTTCAGTAAGTGCCATTGCTCCGCATAGTTCTCCTGCCGCCATCTTAGGCACGTAAGTCTCTACCATTTCTTCCGAACCGAATCTTTCTATGGTCTCTGCTAGGTTCATACATCCTAAAGCGATCGCAACGGATCCGTCCGCTCTTGAAAATATTTCCATAAGCATTGCTTGTACTGTGCAAGGAAGTCCTAATCCACCATGTTTGCGGCCAATAGAGTAGGGAAGGATCCCAGCTTCTTTGACCTGGTTGACTGCGTTTATCATTTCTTTAGGAAAGCGAACTTTACCTTTTTCGTATATTAATCCTTCTGCATCCATTTTTTGAGCGAAAGGGGCCACTTCTTTTCCGGCGATCTCTCCTGCGGATTCTAAGACGGATCTGTAGAATTCGATGGCTTCTTCTTTGCTTCCTGGAGCCAATGCGAATTCTTCTTTTCCTGTTCTTTCATGTTCTTTTTTGTCGGAGAAACCTTGTTCGAATGCTTCTACTACTTCTTCCCAGTCTATTAAGGATTCGAAATATTGTTTTAAGTCTTCATTCTCTAGGAAATAATTATTTTCAAGCATGGATATTCTCCGAATAAAAATGAACTTTTGTTCAGTGTGATTACGTTTCTTAAGGAAGCCTTAATTTAAGGATTCGAAATGAAAAGGGAAAAAATTTGAAGAATGAAACCTTTTTTGTAAGTGAACGCTATTCGGTTAGGCAAGCTACAGAGAAGTAAAAGTAAGGTTTCGCACGGAGGACACAGAGTTCACGGAGTTAGTTAGCTAAAAATATGAAACCGCTGTTCTGAGCTCTCTGTGTTCTCAGTGAGCTCTGCGCGAAATAAATAGATAAAGAAGGTATAAAAAAAGCCGCCAGTTTTACCCGACGGCTTTCGGCTTTAAGCAAAGCGGGAAAAAAGAAGGATTACTTCTTGTCTCCAGCAACTGCAGCTTTCAATTTTTCTTCTGCATCAACAGCCAATTTTTGCAATTCAGCTGGGTTTGCGTGAAGAATAGGAGAAAGACCTGGAACACCTGGAGGGCCAAGAACTCCAACAGTAGCTACGAAAGAACCTTTAACTTCACCTACTTTGTAAGTAGTGAAGGTAATTCTGTATAAACCGCGAACTAAAAGTTTTTTAGTGTCGATGTTTTTAAGTTCATCTAAGCTTTTTGGAATGTTAGGAATTTGGATACGAAGTAAAGAGTTGTACTTGTTGTGACGCTCTTCATTGTAAGTATCGTCTCCATCATCATTGTCGCCAAGATTTTGAAGAGCTTTTCCTTTAGCTGCTCCTTCGATTTGGTTCGGCATAATAGCTGCTAAGCGCTCTACGCGAATCCAAGTATCGAACCAGTTCGGCATGCTTTTTTCTTCAGGAGTTGCAGCTTTGAAAGCCTCACTCACGAAGTCGCCGCTAGATGGCTCACCAATTTCTCCGGTAGGGGAAATTAGACGAACGCCTAGTTCAACGATAGCTGCTGGAACCCAAATATAAAGGAAATATGATTTCTTTCCGTTTACTACTGCGTCAGCGGCTTGTCCTGGTTTGATGTATCCCCAATAGTTCACAGTTTCAGAATAAGGTGCGAAAAGCTTCTTAACTCCTACTCCTGGAATGTCTTGTTCTCCGACCGAGAAATTACTTTGTAGGCCGGGAAGTCCACCGATACATGCAGCAAAGCTGACCAGTATAGCGGTGGAGATTATAAGGATCGAAGATTTTTTCATTCGAGAGATCTCCTTGGTATGGATTGCTCAAGATAGAGAAGAGATTCCTTTTTGTAAATCTAATTAATAAATTTTTGTTTCCTGCACTTCTTTTGCGGTGCAAAATTTTTATCAACCGGTAATTTACGTCCTACCCCGGAACCATATAACAAGTTCCATTTGATGAGTAAAAAAATTTCCAGGTCTCTTAACAGAAACGTTTTGAATGAGGGGATGATGGATGGGTGTTTAGTTTAGTTTTTGAAAAGCCAGGACCAAAACCATTCCCAAAGATCCAATAACCAGGCAAACAATCTACCAAGGATCCCGGTATGGGAGTATCTTCTTAATAGTTTTTGAGCCCTTTCTTGTTCTTCCGGGGTAAACGGTAGCCGTACATTGTTTTCTTCGGCTTCGATCAAAACTCTTTCTTTTTTACTTCGTACATCTACGATTCGAACATCAACATATTCCCAGCCCAGAAGTTTTACACATTCCAGGCGTCTTTCGCCAGAGACTAATTTATTGTCCAGGTCGATAATGATCGGATGCAAAAGCCCTAAGTTTTGTATGGAAGATTTGAGACCATGTAAGTCGCCTAAATCTTTACGAATGCGGTTCTTTACCTTAATATCGGAGACCCGAATTTTCATCTAAGAAATGCTTTTTTCACCGTATAAATCCTACAAATCAATTTCAGAAGTTTTGACTAAATTTCCTACAGAACCCTTCTGGGATTGGAAAAGGTTGGGTCGGATTCACTTGACAGTGACGACTTGCATAGGTTTATAGTTTTAGGCGGGGAAGATTCTCCCCTTCGAATTAATTTTAACAGGAATTACAATCGAATGTCCCTTCAAGACTTCATCTTTACCTCGGAATCCGTATCGGAAGGACATCCGGACAAGGTTTGCGACCAAATTTCCGACGCAATTCTGGACGCTTATTTAGCTCAGGATCCTAAATCCAGGGTAGCTTGCGAAACTTTAGTGACTACGAACCTAGTGGTAGTCGCCGGAGAAGTAACTAGCAAGGGAAAAATCGACGCGGTTGAGATCGCAAGAAATGTGATCAAGGATATCGGATACAACGACGTTTCCTTAGGTTTTGACGCTGAGTTCGCTGTAGTTTCTTCTCATATTCATGCCCAAAGTCCTGACATTTCTCAAGGTGTTACCGAGGGAGAAGGTCTTTTTAAAGAGCAGGGAGCAGGTGACCAAGGTTTGATGTTCGGGTTTGCTATCGACGAAACTCCTGAACTTATGCCTATGCCGATCTATTACTCTCACGAGTTGGTCAGACATTTGTCTGGATTACGTCATAACGGTAAATTGAAATGGTTACGTCCGGATGCAAAATCCCAAGTAACTGTAGAATATAAAAACGGAAAACCTACTCGTGTAGATACCGTTGTAATTTCTACCCAACATTCTCCTGATGTTTCTCATAAACAAATTGAAGAATCCGTAATTGAAGAATGTATTAAGAAGGTTATCCCTGCGAACTTCTTAAAAGACACGAAATATTTTATCAACCCGACAGGACAGTTCATCATCGGTGGACCACACGGAGATACTGGTCTTACGGGACGTAAGATCATTGTCGATACATACGGTGGTTATGGAAGACATGGTGGTGGAGCATTCTCCGGAAAAGATCCATCCAAAGTGGACCGTTCCGCAGCATATATGGGTAGATATATCGCGAAAAACGTGGTAGCGGCAGGACTTGCTTCTCAGTGTGAGGTGCAGTTGGCATACGCGATCGGCGTGGCTGAGCCTGTTTCGGTTCACGTTGATACTTTCGGAACAGGTAAACTTTCCGAAGAAGAGATCGTAAAAAGAATTAAGGCAAACTTCCGACTGACTCCAAGAGGGATCACCGAGTCCTTACAATTATTGGAGAAAGGAAGAAAATACAGGGAAACCGCTGCTTACGGACATTTCGGAAGAAGTGGAGAAACATTTACCTGGGAAAGAACTGATAAAGCAGGAGCATTGAAAGGTTAATGGGAGCAGTATCCGCATCTAGCGCAGACCAAAAAGCAACCAGAGACGGTTATGGAGACGCATTGCACGAATTAGGTGCAAAACGTTCCGATATCGTAGTACTAGACGCGGATCTTTCCGGTTCTACTAAAACCAATAAATTCTCAAAAGCATTTCCTGATCGCTTTTTTAACGTAGGAGTTGCCGAGCAGAATTTAGTGGGACATGCAGCCGGACTTGCTCTTGCAGGTTACGTTCCATTTGCTTCTTCTTTCGCGATGTTCTTATCCGGAAGAGCTTGGGAAGTGGTGCGTAATAGTATAGTTTATCCTTTCTTAAATGTAAAACTGGTAGCTTCTCACGGAGGAATTACAGTGGGTGAGGACGGAGCTTCTCACCAATGTATCGAAGATTTTGCCACTATGAGAGCCATTCCTGAAATGGTAGTGATCTGTCCTTCCGATTATAACGAAACTAAACAGATCATTCATGCAATTGCAGATTATAAAGGACCGGTTTATGTAAGAGTTGGCCGTCCTAATCTTCCTTTGATCGAAAGAGAAAATTATAAATTCGAGATCGGAAAAGCGGAAGTGATGAGAGAAGGTAAAGACGTTCTTATCATCGCAAACGGAGTTCTGGTAAACGAAGCAATGATAGCTGTAAAAGAACTCGAAGCGGAAGGTATCCAGGCTACTCTTTTGAACATGGCTACTATCAAACCGATCGATAAAGATGCTATATTAAAATATGCTAAACTTTGCGGTGCAGTTGTCACTTGCGAAGAGCATAATGTGATCGGTGGATTAGGTTCTGCAGTTAGCGAATTTTTATCTGAAGAACACCCAGTGAGAGTTTTGAAACTCGGAATGAAGGATAGTTTCGGTAAATCCGGTACTTGGTCCGGACTTTTGGATTATTTCGGGCTCAGATCTAAAAACATAGTGGAACTTGCAAAAAAAGCAGTCCAATCCAAATAACAAACAACCCGGTATTTTGCCGGGTATAAGTTTTTCGTGCCATGCCTAACTCTCCCTCAATAGAAGAAACCACCACAGAAGATCCGGTGCAAATCGGAGGACCTTGGAGAGTGGTTTTATGGGATGATAATGAACATACTTACGAATATGTGATTATGATGCTTATGGATGTTTGCAAGATGACTCCGGAGCAAGCGTTTAGTCATGCTGTAGAAGTAGATGCTCAGAAAAAGACAGTAGTGTTTGCAGGCGAATTAGAACACGCAGAACATATCCAGGATCTAATTTTAAATTACGGACCGGACCCACTTTTGCCTGCCTCCAAAGGTTCGATGAGCGCAACGCTCGAAGGTTAATTTTTTAGCTGCGGTTTTCACGCGAAGCCGCCAAGAGCGCGAAGTTTAGGATCTGCGAGATTTATTGGTTTTATTTTTATACCTTCTTTTCTTCGCGTGCTAACTCCTCCGTGTCCTCTGTGTGCTCCGTGCGAAATAAAAAAGCCCAGGGAAGACCCCGGGCTTTAACGTGGAGCAGAAGTTCTTTATAAAAACCTCTGCGGCTTTGCGCCTCTG from the Leptospira andrefontaineae genome contains:
- the amt gene encoding ammonium transporter, encoding MDPVLPAAKELAKNVDTLWVIFASALVFFMQAGFLLLESGLVRSKNSINVAIKNLLDYVVGTICFFLMGYGFMYGTSVEGWIGNDLFLLEGLNTGKEFAFFLFQVTFMGTAATIVSGAVAERIRFQAYLVCSIFVSFLIYPIFGHWAWGGGWLSKSGFHDFAGSSVVHSVGAWVSLAGVIVLGPRKDRFDSDGKPRELYGHNLPFSVLGTFILWFGWFGFNGGSTLSLTDAVPKIIVNTSLAACAGCSAAIIFDYITKGVPHVGGAINGVLAGLVAITAGCDVISPASSLLVGLIAGILVEIAAWIMENILKLDDVVSAFPVHGVGGIWGTLAVSIFAQDETLRSWNQWQAQLVGIAVCAVWSFSMGLILFFLMKFTISIRVSSEEEERGLNESEHGAKTVWLDLMNAMKYVADSKDLRKRIEVDPGVESGAVAELFNRLLLSLTQIIGVVKENSDKIENESGLLENSTLAITKEIEKQKERTALVRETSDLLESSLKAVLDLVLEERRRSSEMRRMSEEMSQGMRELQTDILTSGKISESIQSIAFTGERTLERTVKSMQGLNGSAKKVEELVVILQKIAEQLGMLSINASIESARGGDKGFAVVAEQISVLSEKTASNAKQANKYLQEIWETVTGSLQSLSETVDSFKSILTQIPELSKTMKYAFDSVRDYSSRSEELETSIQGVANMSESVAGDMEKRYSELNKMRDFFCEIENGAVRIGSLLEDLQKMSLMLSGQTIRMHRVVDIFQIEPKIG
- a CDS encoding DUF5360 family protein translates to MQDYKGLNLLFLITDIGFILYWSITLLHVIPKEYLFKDYENPILQAWNWSFLPLDLFISFTGFYSLLLSKQENPHWKQFAILSLTLTFTSGLQAISFWAIGNDYNISWWIPNLYLFIYPIYYIPKLIRS
- a CDS encoding adenylate/guanylate cyclase domain-containing protein, whose amino-acid sequence is MPIKDYLPKFLCNILEITDRNKMDDSVRKVLENEEIIGAYVSNAFRYLLLIFFAAQLALNWKSGDALVNGIAFTIFTAVTIGHTYVIRTCTHWAIKGFSYLALVSDFFVISSLLLYYTLHQNSFDLGFAIKNPIMNFLFFPLAFSLIQFRLRYVVLSVILFYLVYFGIFSYALIYDKMVFAKDWGDYVMGPNVLVTDALFGRPMVYLILAFFFAFGILRTLIMIRRIGEGEAQRSLLSRYFSPGMVEEMMTNPNVLEGRRQTATILFTDIRNFTALSENMDPLELSRFLSSIRETLTDCVFEFGGTLDKYMGDAVMATFGTPYPSADPASDAIRALQSGQRMLEKLGEFNKARESRGLEPVRIGIGIHTGEVFSGNIETSKSSEFTVIGDAVNTASRIESLTKNFGKELLVSEETWKLAGANFRGETLPPVQVKGKEKLVTVVAVGA
- a CDS encoding oxidoreductase — its product is MNHRVAIIAGGTGLVGGELVQELLIDPSWDKVYLLVRKPLEWTHSKLELILTDWEKLNEFPEGVVTDAFCTLGTTIGKAGSKENFKKVDLEYPIRFAKVAKEKGVKSFFIVTALGSDPNSFVFYNQVKGEVEAEISKLGFETFGIFRPSLLEGDRKEFRLGEKIGSKLAFLINPLLLGPLKKYRSIHAKTVARSMLNLAWSGKKGNHIIESDKIAVLGSSSARGNLENLI